DNA from Actinomyces sp. oral taxon 897:
GCACCCGCGGGTGGTGCGCGTGGTGGCGCTCTCCGGCGGCTACCCCCGTCAGGAGGCCAACGAGCGCCTGGCCCGTAACCCCGGCCTCATTGCCAGCTTCTCGCGGGCGCTGCTGGAGGACCTGGCCGACTCCCAGGACCAGGAGACCTTCGACGCCGCCCTGGCCTCCACCATTGAGAGCATCTACGCCGCCAGCACGACCTGAGGCCCTAGGGCGCGGGGCTGGCGAGCACAGTCGTGGCGTGCGGACACATCCGGGGTTGTCCGCGCACCACCCCGGCGTCGGTCAGATTCTGTAGGGGAGGCTGACCGACGCCGGGCCTCGCCCGGTGGTACAGCGCGAACAGGCCTGGCCGCCCCGGCGAGCAGGCGCCAGACCGGTTCCGGCTGGTCCGGCCTCAACCTCCGGTCTCAACCCATGGTGACGACCCCGGTAGGCGCAGGCGCCCCCCACACCGACGCGATCATCCGCCCGGCTTCCATGACGACCCCGGTAGGCGCAGGCGCCCCCGGGCTGGTCCTAGCTGGCCAGGGGCTCCTGGTCTGGCGCAGACAACAGCAGAGCGTCCTGAGCCGTCCCCGGCCCCGGCAGCGTCGCGACCCCGCCAGCGGCGTCGCGACCCCGCCCAGTGGCACGGATCTCCTATGGTTGGTCCCATGAGCCTTAAGAACGTCCTCATTGACTCCCTGTCCCGCTCCCGGGAGCGCCTGGGCCGGGCGCTCGACGGGGTGACCGCCGAGCAGGCGAACACCCAGCCCGAGCCCCTGAAGGCACCCCGGATCGACTCCCTGGCCTGGCTGGCGTGGCACACCGCCCGCGAGATCGACCTCCAGGTCAGCGACCTGCGAGGCACCGAGCCGCTGTGGACCGCCGCGGGGTTCAGTCAGCGCTTTGCCCTCCCCCTGCCCGACGACACCGAGGACTGGCACCACACCCCCGACCTGGCGGCCCAGGTCCGGGTCACCAGCACCTCCCTCCTCACGGAGTACCTGGATGCTGCCTACGCCCTGGCTGAGGACTACCTGCGCACCCTGGATCCGGCCTGCCTGGAGGAGGTCATCGACACCTCCTGGAACCCTCCCGTCACCCGGATCACGCGCCTGGTCTCCATTGTCGACGACGCCGCCCAGCACTCGGGTCAGGCCGTCTACTCCCGGCGCCTGCTGGGCCTGGAGGGCTGACACCGCGCGCTCACAACGGTGTCCGGAGCCGGTGGGCCTGCGCCGTGGGAACCGGTACCAGCAGACGCCGCTACCGGGCCCACCAGCAGGGTGCCCCCTGGCCGCCCGGGCCAAACAGGTCCGCACCGCACTCCACGGCACCGAGCCCCACAGCGCCGGGAGCCGGGCTACCTGTCCCCGGCTGCTACCCGCCCCCCGGCCGGGCTAACCGCCCCCGGCCGGGCTACCGGTCCCCGAACCAGTCCCCCAGGCCGTCGTCGGCCCCGATCCAGCTCATGGCCAGGGCGAGCTCGTCCTGGCGCAGGAGGATCCTCTCAAAGGCCCACCGGACCCGGTCGCGGACCCCGGGGTTGCCCAGACCGGTGACCACCAGGTGACAGCGGGGCTCACCAGGCTCCTGGCCCTCACGCAGCGGTACGTCATTCCAGGTCCCGGCGTCGCCCACGGTCAGGGCGCCCCCGGCGAGCTCCCAGACGCACACCCGCCCGGGGCGGCTGGGCAGCCAGAAGCATCCGCGGGCGCACACGCCCTGGCCAGCCAGGTCGGCGACGAGCTCGCGCAGGCGCCCGGGGTGGAAGGGCAGGCTGGAGGACAGGTCCAGGGTCCAGGCCCCGTGCACCTGCGGCCCGCCCCAGGCCTGGGTGGTGGCCGGGTGGACGCGGGCCAGGGCCGCCGTCGCATCGTGTCGCAGGGACAGCAGGACCTGGGCGAGGGGGTGCTCCAGGCCGGGCAGGAGGAGGGTGTCGTGGGGGCGCAGGTGCTCCACGAGCTCGGCCCCCGCCGAGCTCCCCGCCCCGGGATCTTCGGCCCGTACAGCCTGCGCGGACCCGGCTCCGGACCCTCCGTCCTTCCGTCCCCCACCCCTTACCTGGCCGGGGCCTGACCTCGAGCCAGTCCCAGACCCGCACCCGGCGACAGACTCGCGCCCGGCCTCGGCCCCGGATCCAGACCCGGCCTTGGCCCCAGACTCGCGCCCAGACCCGCACCCAGCCTCGGCTACGGACTCGCACCCGGCCCCGGCCCCGACCTCGATCTCGATCTCGATCTCGGCTACAGACTCGCGCCCAGACCCGCACCCGGCCTCAGTCTCGGCCACAAACTCATACCCAGCCCCGCACCCGGCCTCAGACTCACGCCCAGACCCGCACCCGGACCCGGCCACAGACTCGCACCCGGCCCTGTCGGGCTCCCCGGTCCCCCTGCTCCCGCCTCGCGC
Protein-coding regions in this window:
- a CDS encoding mycothiol transferase, encoding MSLKNVLIDSLSRSRERLGRALDGVTAEQANTQPEPLKAPRIDSLAWLAWHTAREIDLQVSDLRGTEPLWTAAGFSQRFALPLPDDTEDWHHTPDLAAQVRVTSTSLLTEYLDAAYALAEDYLRTLDPACLEEVIDTSWNPPVTRITRLVSIVDDAAQHSGQAVYSRRLLGLEG
- a CDS encoding GTP-binding protein; this translates as MSRPTVHRLALVSAVDPVLLDLTALSLSGQEALVLTATLHSGQRPDQDGLTGPGAWDASARGQRADPPQVTGPGAWDTSGQEAEWLGADQEVPGREGAGWEEAGPRDSGGWDVPGWEEGPGYGVVRLTGGAWHEPVHLDLPMRHACLTCSLRDALAELACSRAQDDPGGATIVLLPPTVELPHLVPGLAHALEEEPGVALAGVAHVIDTQRAVADVLGHQSLSELGLALTEGDQRCTGEVHLVNLGYADVILALGAQEPGRATGARVRPVTAPVSEPKFGRATGARGGSRGTGEPDRAGCESVAGSGCGSGRESEAGCGAGYEFVAETEAGCGSGRESVAEIEIEIEVGAGAGCESVAEAGCGSGRESGAKAGSGSGAEAGRESVAGCGSGTGSRSGPGQVRGGGRKDGGSGAGSAQAVRAEDPGAGSSAGAELVEHLRPHDTLLLPGLEHPLAQVLLSLRHDATAALARVHPATTQAWGGPQVHGAWTLDLSSSLPFHPGRLRELVADLAGQGVCARGCFWLPSRPGRVCVWELAGGALTVGDAGTWNDVPLREGQEPGEPRCHLVVTGLGNPGVRDRVRWAFERILLRQDELALAMSWIGADDGLGDWFGDR